CACTTTGCACTATTACCAGTCAGGTGGCCAGCAGGACCGGTCTCTAGCCGGGCCCCTAGGAGTGTTATACGGTGCCGATGTGGGGTGCGTTctcccaggggctgggctcaCAGGCTCAGCGTTAAAGGCTGCAGGCGATGGAGCTGATCATCGCTGGCCTAGGAGTTGAGCTGAGTCAGCAGGGCATTGGGCGGAGCCCGCTTGTGGGGTAATTTTACCTCCATGTGAGAGAGGAGCTGTGCGTGTGTCTGTCTCTGCATGGAAACCCCATGAGCTCACAGCTGTACGTAAACCTCAGAGAGGCAGCTGGGCCTAACGACATTACAGAGAGACATAAACAGGAAGCGCGGGGAGGTGCTTTGTAGGGCAGGGATCTGTGCAGTGGCAGCTGATCATAATCAGCATGTTGCTCCGGCACCACACCAGATACAGCGCCTCCAGCCGGGCAACCCGCTGCCCCTCcggcagatctcaaagcacttgctCATTGACTGGCCAAGCCTCCCAGGTGCCCTGGGACTAGAGAGGGGTGATTGTCCCCACCTCGCACAGAGGTGAGTGTGGGACTAAAGGAGCCAGCACAGTTTCAggtcttcctttaaaaaaaattattgcctggatcttcccccacccctgttggattcctgtctctgagggaaaGGTCGGCATTGCTGTCTAGTGGGCTGAGTGCTGGGCTCTGAGTAGGGCCGGGGCTAAGTGACTTTACCAAGGTTGTACAGAGTCACTGGGAgacctgggaatggaacccaggagtcctgactccttgtCACCCTACTCTTAAGTACTGGGTGTTATGTGATCTGGAATTCAACTCCTGGGCTCATGCACTAAGGCCTGGAATATGCCGTGCTCCACATGCTGGGGAAATGACTCTGACATGAGCAATTAGTTAATTAACACAGCTCAGCCATTAATAAAGGGAGGACAGGTAAACAAGCACTGGTGCCATGGGAGAGGTAGAGTGCCCCGTGCCTGAGGCTGGTAGCAGCTGTCTCATGTAAGCAGGGCTCTGTATAGCCACATCCACTGAACTTGTCCTGGACTCTGCCTCTTGCCACAGATCTGTGGTCTGGAATCCcaactttaatatttttaaaaagcatgttccTGACTGTGAAGAGAAGCGTACTGATTTTAATTGCTGGGGCAttttcttcctgagtctgcacatggcctgaaacaatagcttagAGAGGTGTGAACTCTCACATTAATAACAAGGGTGTGTTAACTCTGGAACCTACTGAAATTTATTTAAATCTCAATACTATTAACTCTTTCACTGCTCATCGTTTTAGCAAAAACatccagcagcacagagcaggaaGTTAAGATATTCTGTTGTGCCTGCAATAAGCAAGTGGGCAGAAGGGCTGAATTAGATTCTTTCTTTACGTGAACTCTCAAAAATGCAACAGTTCCCATTTTAACTTCATTGCTGTACCGAATTTCCTCTGCCTGAGCACCTTCTAGTGTTCTCGTGTGTACATGTCTGCTCCCACCTGCTCTAGTCAATAAGCTTTAGATACAACGCATGAGCCCCGCGCTGCGGCTGACCCACTTCCTCGGAGAAGCTTGAATGTATGAGTCAGCAAACGCAGAAGGCAAGTCAAAAGAACCCACAATGACTTAAATATCACaaatggtttttcttttttaaatacaatcTCTTGATTTTTGCAGAATTGTGAGCACTGGGGCTGGTAACATtattaatctagtggagaaaagaagaaagaaccAAGGGCTAGGAGCTGAagttggtggggggaaggggaaatcagGCTGAAAGGGGACCGAAGGCCACATCTCTACCTGTGAAGGTAACAGTGATGAACTGCTGAAATAGCTCCTCGAGGGATGTGCTATGGCTTCTTATTGCTTGTATTTTAGTAGCATCATGGATGCTCATTTGTGGCTCGGCACCTCACTGCACTAAACTAGTGTCATGATTTCTAGAGGTAAAAAAAAGTCCCATCCGAGGAGCACTTGGATTTGAACTAGGGACTGCTTGAGCTGTAGTCAAATGTTCGACCACGGAGCTAGCTCCACTTTGTATTCAGGTGGTGCTGTGGTGTCCTACAAAAGGTAGCTAAACCTGCATGCTTCCTTTGCACTGCAGTTCTAGACATCAGGGATACGAAAGAGGCACcttggctcagatcctcaaaggtatttaggcatctgcCTCACTAAAATACTTTTGAAACTCTGGGCCCTTGTGTTTTAATTACAGAATTGCATATCCAGTGGAACTGTGACAAAGTGCTAAAGACCAAACTTCCCTGGTTTCACTAGGGCATTGAAATCCAAGCGGTGGCATGCTCCAAACCACGCGTTCTCTCAGTGCAGGCTCTCTAGGAATCAAACTCTGCCTGTGGATTGCTTTGAATTGCATTTACCTGCACGTGCCAAGGGGGACTGCTGCATTAGCCATGAGACTACTGGATCTTTGTAACACTGAGCCGCTTTTCGGCTACGCCTGCCCTGATTAACAGAACTATTAGGCCTAACTTATTTGTTCAGAGCCCTGTAACACACTGCATCTCCTCTGCTCGCGCTGCGCCAGACAGTCACTAGGCAACAAGGAGATAGTACTTATTGCCAGCTGGCCTTAGGAACAGGTAATGTAAGCGGTAAGGCAGCGGGGGAGATGTGTCACTCAGTGGTAGAGCATTTGACTGCAGATCAAGAAATCTGTGGTTCACCTGCAGGTGCTACCTTCTCTCTTTTCCTGGGAGCAGCTACCACACCTTTGTGTTGATCTCCACACAAAGAGAAATTGAATTCTGCAGGCTACGATAACGGTAATCGAATATCAGGCTTCCAATACTGCACTGATTGCCATGGGGGATATAGGAAACAGCGTGAGGTCTCCCCAGTatgtacacacacgcacacagagtaCAGCAAAGCTATGCCCATCCACGCACACGCTATGGGAGAATACAGCAATCACACACACAACGATGTGCAGAAATCCAGGGCATTATTGCAGGGAACAGCCAGTGCTTTGAAGCATCAGGTCGTgttatagatcagtggtttgaccTGGTGGCTCAGAGCCACCATTGATAAAAAGCCAGGCTCCTGAGTGCTGAAGAATCTTACATGTTTATTTGAGAGCAAGTCTATGTACATGCTATTTACAAGGAATAAATACAGAGCTCTTGTCCTCAGGGAAGGATGCACAGTCACCTCCTCTCTACAGCAAGGGCTTCATGCATCTCCAGTCACTTTTATCCTGCCAATACTCGAGTGCTTTCCTGGAGGGGACAAGAAGGGAGCGATTCAGAGGGTGACTAGGCTCAGAACAGGCATTTCTGTTctgcccttctcctccccaccctggaATTGCACAGCATgcattgggggtgagggggtgggtagtatccccattttaaagatggaaaaactgaggcacaaagtggggaagggacttgcccaaggagtCAGTGGAATAGCACCCAGAAAACTTGCAAAATTCCCCTACTCTAACCACCTGATCTCATACCCTCAGAGCAAGCAGGATGGAGTCCTggctaaccactagaccacactctcCTCCCATAGCCTAGGTTCGGACCTAGGAGTCCTGGGTCCCAtgcccctgctctgatcagtaTAATCCACTATCCCCTTCAAGTAAAGAGCAGGGGCAATGCATCCAGCATTGCCAGACGTTCACTAAtgcccctgcacctcctgctgtATTCTGTCCTGGCAGGTCTGATAGCATGAAAGCCCCTCCCTGCCTTATCCCAGAGTCCTGCCCCAGACCAGGCAGGATCTCCATAATACCTCCAGGCCCTGAGCGTGCCCCACACTCACCCTCGGCCAGCAGCCCCAGTCCTGCACACCAGCCCCTCCTGGCAGGAGCAGACCTGGTTGATACTGAAGGCCAAGCCTCCCTGGGGCACAAAGCAGCTCTCGCCCAAGGCCAGCCTCTTCTTGCAAAGCAGCTCGCCATGGTGGCGGGCGCAGCAGGCAGCCATGCCACAGTCCTTGTCCTGCCGGCAGCGAGCACCTAGAGGCAgacgggtggtggtggtgagggataggcaggcagggaggggcttcatccagtccctccccccactgcccggGGCCCCACAGTCTGCCTCTCTTGCTACTTTTCAACCCACCCAGCATAGCACCTGGTCCCTCCCATCTTGTTGGTGCAAGGGCCTCCTCCTCTGCAGACTGCGGCTGGACCAGTCTCCCAGAGAAACCCCACTTCTCTGGGTGCAGGAGCTGGACCCCCCATGGCTATGCCTTGCCCCGCCTCCTAGGGGAGGCACAGGGTCAGGAGTGTGTGGCTGGAGCACTCTGCCCTATGGCTAGTCTCTGTCTCCCGGTGGCCAGGTGTAAattacagcagctgggaggctgCTCTGCCTTACACCAGGGGCCCATACAGGCCCAGTGCTCAGCTTCAGAACAGTAGGAGCTCCTCCATCCCGGCCATGCCTAAAACCGAGGGATGAGATAAGGGCGACTCAGGCCTGGAAAGCGGCGCCTCTTCATGCCTTACCCTCCTGCCCATCCGGCACGGTCCTGTGGCACTTGCCAAACATACAGCTCAGGCCCCTGGCACAGTGGGTGTCGCAGCGGCAGTACTGCCACTCCTGGCGCAGGGGAAAGCACAGCCGGAAGTGCTTATCACAGAAGAGCCCGTGGGCGCAGTGTTGGTCCTGGCTACACGTTGTGGCCGCCTGGGGAAGAGACAATGGAAGGTCAGATGGGAAAGGcatgtccctgctgcttccttggtggggggttggggggttggACTGGGGAAGCAGCCCTCAGAGCTAAGTTCCTAGCACTTGAGTTCTTTGCGGGAGGGGCCATGTTTTGTTGTGTTTGCCAAGCACTTGGCATTTTATGGACCTGGTCCGTTACTGGCGCTCTTAGTACAATCAGAATACTACATAGGCAAAATAATGATTAAGTCCTTGAGAACTTCTGTACTAAGCATATGGGTTAGAGCTGCTCAAAGCCAGCAGGCCACTCGTGACAGAGACAGTTTGTATAACTCACTCCAGAATTTATGGTTTGTTTTAAGCACTTCTGTGTATGAGGCTCTTTCTAACCAAGGCGCTGTTAGGAAGTTATAGACGGCGATgtagctttaaaagaaaaaaatagtttgacaTGAATAGCAATGTTTCCTTGGTTTTCTTTTATAAAGAATCTGTACAAACAGGGTGAGGTTTTGTACAGTTTGGATTTAAACATTGCTATGCTGAGCTAGTGTATGAGAACTAGGAAGAGAAACTTAAACAGAAAACAAGGTGAAACAGATCAGCCACATCTGAGCTGTAATCAGCTGAAAATTTTCcagctacatttttttaaaccaaaaaaatcccaatcccttcccctgccccctaacGTTTTTGGTTTTGCAAtgaaaacctgaacatttttgaAGAAACATTTCAATGAGCATGGacaaaaaattagtgtttgcaAGAAtttttgctgggggtggggcgaaGCATTTCAGAACATAGTTCTATTTCTAACATTCCTCCTGGATTAGTAACTGGGGCGGGGGGCATCTAATAACACAGCTCAAGAACTGATCATATGATATCTAAGATAGATGTGGCTGTTTCCCCTTAAGGATTAAAACACCCAGGTAGGGAAGCTTTTAATAGTCATTAACTGCTTAAAGCTTCACACACTTCTTGTGAGTGTCCATCGATTTTTGAGGCCAGAGGGACCCTCTATTACAGtagttctcaaatttttgtactggtgacccctttcacatagcaagcctctgagtgtgacaccctccacttataaattaaaaccacttttttatatatatttaacatcctTATAAAGGCTGGATGCGAAGCGGGGTttgtggtggaggctgacagctcccaACCCCCTATGTAATGACCTCTctaccccctgaggggtccccagaacccctgctctattgcCTGTTTGGATCCATTGGACCTCCTAAAAATGGGCCAGAGAATTCCATACCCATAAAACACCTGTTCTAGGTGAGGCTTGAACTCATAACCCCAGCATTGCTCAATAAAGTACTGCCTTATAAGTGCTGTGTGCTAACCAATTGCCCCACTGATGGTGGTTTTATCCATCTCTGAATCAGGATTGGTGTGACAGCTGGTGGTGCTCTTTCAATGCATGCAACAGTCCTTTCTTCTAcccactagaccagtggttttcaagttttttttcatttgcagatccctaaaaaatttcaaatggtgtGAACCTCTTCGGAagtcttagacatagtctgcagacccccaggcgTCCACGGAcgacaggctgaaaaccactgcagTAGGCTATCAGAGGGCACCAAACGTACTGCTGCATTGGCTAGGAATTGCCCTAGGACCAGCTGCCTAGATGTCAGCAATGCTAACCTCTATGCCATAAATGCATCTGTTTTATAGTAGGGGAAAATGAGGTACAGCGAGATTACAGGGCCTGTGCAGTCAATGAAAAGACGCCTATTAATTTTACGAGGCCCTGATTTGCCATAGGACATGCAGTAACAGTGAaggatagaacccaagagtcctggtgCCTTATTTTAGCTAATAGAGCAGACACCTTCCCATGAtcagagaacagaacccaggagttctgactctttcctccaccccaaaaaaatccccggctctaaccactagtcgtATACACCCCATATTACACTGCAAAGGCCGGCCTGTTAGCTGCAGGATGCACAAGGAGAAAAAGAGACCCCTCCCCGTCTCTGATGCTTGGTCCCCTACAGTCAAGCCAGGCAGGCTGAAGGCTGCAGGGCAAATGCCCACCCATCCCTTGCTTACCGCAATCTCCTTGCTGTCGGCCAGGGGGCTGGAGCTTTTGGAGAGAGCGGCCTCGTCTGTGGCGTGGTAGGGCATAGAATACAACCATGCCCAGATGTAGCTGTGCACAGAAGGCCGGGGCCACAGGAGCAAAGAGAGGAGCCAGAGTCTGGCAGGAGATGCCCACATGGTGAAGATCTGGCAAATGGTAGGGGGAGGATCTTCCCTTTGGAGTGATAGGAAACCCAGCACCAGCCCCCGGGTTTATATAGTCCAGGGCCTATCTCAGCCCCTGCTGCTAAAGCTGTTTGACCATCTAATGGGAAGGAGGAGGCAATCAGGGGTTAAAGGATTAGCATAATCACCGGCCTTCCCAAAACAGCCCCCAAAATAAACGAGCCCCCGGCAGTCTGGCTCTGGGCTCACTGAGCACACGAGGGGCAGCCCCGGGATCCGATCGCCCATTAGCCAGAGACCAGCCGCTTAATGCCTTCTGAGGGGGATAGGAGTTGCAGGTCTCAGTGCCGCTCCAGCGTGCTGTGTACAAGGGCTGGGACCACACAAAGCCAATGGCTCATGGGGGCCATGCTGGGGACGCGTCTGAGGCCCTAACGCACACTGGCTCACAGAATGTAGGCATATTCTGATCgaattctcttcctctctgtctgtgcagcaccttggggctctgatctcagttggggctgtTAGATGCTCTCCTAATATAGCTACTAAGTAATAATGGTAATTAACGATCCCATGGTGCTTTGTATAAGAGTCAGGGCGTTGAAACCTGGTCTCTTGGCCAGATTCCATCATGTGGGCTCATACAAGGGGCGCAGACACTGCCTCAAAGAAAACACCTAAATTTGGGTCAGTAAGTGAAACAGAAAACAAGAGCGTCAGTTTCACTTCTCTGACCAGAAATATGTTTGGATGCGGCCATTCCAGGAAAGTCCCCGTCTGCACTACAGCTGAAATGTGCTAGCCATAGCATTGTTATTATTAGCTGCCTTATctctaggcttggaaggattcgatttttacTGGGAAATGTCAGTTTTACGGAACACAAACCAACCAAGGAAGACAATATTTCCATTGGCGATAATCGAAATGGACAGATAAGCCAAGTAAGAaaagtgctgctggagaactgatCAGAGGTTAACTTGTGGACAGTTGATTCATATATTTGgacatgtgatattgacaatttgtgctttaatggttataaagcttttcAATCTCAATGTCTATTGtcatttaataatttttgtgTCTCTCCCTCTACCCCCCcaaatttcctgcaactgtgaaaactgaaatagaaaaaagaacaggaggacttgtggcaccttagagactaataaatttatttgagcataaggttttgtgggctacagcccacttcatcagatgcatagaatggaacagatagtaagaagatatatatacaaacagagaacatgaaaaggtggacgttgccataccaactgtaagaggctaattaattaagatgagctattatcagcagcaGAAAAGAATAACAACAAAGCTTAAAATGATGTTTAAAACTGAACACCGATATGatttgtcaaaattataaaaaaggaATTCTGCCAGGCCTGAGTATATCCTGGTCTTGTAATGACAGCTCCATCCCTAAAGAATTTACaggctaaatagacaaggcagactgcccccatttcacagacagaAGAACTGAGGTACATATCTTCAAagctatttaggtacctaactccttatgacttcagtgggagcaaggcaCCAAAGTGCCTTGCCTGAGATCACACAGGGCAGCCTGTTGCAGACAGAGGGATTGAACGCAGCTCTTTTGAGGTCTAGCAAGCAGGGCGTAGCCGTAGAGTCTGGATCTAGGCTTTGGGGATACTTGGATGCCGGGCCTGGTTTTTTGCTCATTTCCACTCAGAAGCTGTTTCTAGCAGCTTTCCAGCCCAGGGTACTTGGGGGCTAGGCCAGAGGATGGCTTGGCTAGCTCATGACTCTAATAAATTCCAAATCCTGGACCGGGAATTGGGGCTAGTCTTGGCTAGCAGTGGCTGTGGGATGACCAGGGCCTTATTCTGGGAAGAGAGTCACTATTAATGATCTGTCATgggcccagctggagcccagttCCCCGTCTGAGTCTGTATATGCTTCTGTGGTTGCAGGTACATTACGAGGCGCTGTTCAGCCTGGTCTGCAAGCACCCCCTCAGTAGATCACACAGAGCAAAGGAAGGATCCTGAGCAGAGTCCATGCCCGCCCAGCTTCCCTGCCTGTTAGAAACCACCCCCTGGTGTGCACAGTGCCCTGCTACTTTCTGTCCTGTTTTGGGGCaccagactgggagtcaggaccccttgGATCTATCCCCAGCtcagaagaggaaggtgatctaGTCATGGGAactggcagtcaggactcctaggttccatTTAAGTtgattcactgtgtgaccttggaggagtcactccctctccccatgcctcagtttccccaccctgATGTAACGGGGCAATCCTTTTGGGTCTGTGCAGCATGTTATTAGCCCCAGCTCTCTAGACTGTCCCTTGGGATAGTTTATCTAAGTGCTCCCGACCTGTCACCTCATCCTCCTGACAAACCCTCAGGGGGACGTGTTTAGCGCCTCCCCTAATGGGTTTGCAAATGACCGTGTTTGCCTGGCGCTGGGAGCCTTATCTTCTGCTCCTCTGGACAAATTGGCCCAGCTGGGGGGCTGAGTGGAACAGCCAGCTGTGGGCAAACAAGGAAATGCTCTCCTCTGAGAGGATTCctcaggagacaatgctgcctctgcctccctcaATCAAGAAGGTTTAGCAGTGGTTGATTTTCCCACCCTACCCCCCTCCCTCAGGTTTCTgactgtttaatatattttacagTAAGTAAAAATACCCCTAAGCCCCACTGATGCCCTGCTTAGTGGACATGAGGGATGGCTAGGCCTTGTACcagctctctgcacaggggtgaatttcacccacagcaGCTAGCTAACCAGGAAGATCATGGTTATGGTGGTCCGCCTCCTTACCCTCTAGATTTAATATCCCCAATGCTGAAGCTTTTGTTGCTTCCCTGCATAGACCTCATTTGAATTACGCTGTCCAGACTTTCTTCATTTCCTCTCCTTCCTATTTATATCTTCTCCCACTTGGCAATTCCCTGCACTCTAGGATAGTTACACCCTATGTTGATTTGGACTCTGTTATGAGTTGCCAGCTAATTAGGTTTGGTTTTAAaatctcagctcctggagtcatgtgattaagtgaaactctcaggcctggtctatacctaaAACTTGGATCAATGTAGTtaccttgctcagggctgtgaaaaatttcataccCTGTGCGACATAGTTAAGTTGACCATGGTAGCATTGATTTCAAAGTAAATTCCTGGCCTTCACCGTGATGGAGGAAAGCGGGAAACATCACACTGCCAGCTCAGAAACCATCAGTCCACTAAACAGAACCCCAGCTGTGTTACTATTTGAAATCTCACGATTGGT
This is a stretch of genomic DNA from Gopherus evgoodei ecotype Sinaloan lineage chromosome 23, rGopEvg1_v1.p, whole genome shotgun sequence. It encodes these proteins:
- the LOC115639224 gene encoding dickkopf-related protein 3-like, producing MPYHATDEAALSKSSSPLADSKEIAAATTCSQDQHCAHGLFCDKHFRLCFPLRQEWQYCRCDTHCARGLSCMFGKCHRTVPDGQEGARCRQDKDCGMAACCARHHGELLCKKRLALGESCFVPQGGLAFSINQVCSCQEGLVCRTGAAGRGKALEYWQDKSDWRCMKPLL